TATCAGAGAAGCAGCTGAGCTTTTAAACCTCAGTGAACGCCAAGTAATAAGGTTGAAAAAGGGGGTTTTGAAAGAAGGACCTGCGTTCATTATCCATAAAAACAGAGGTAGGAAGCCTCAACATGCACTCTCTGATGAACTCAAAAAAACTATTATTGAGCTTAAAAAAAAGAAATACAAAGATGTAAACTTCAA
The Anaerobranca californiensis DSM 14826 genome window above contains:
- a CDS encoding helix-turn-helix domain-containing protein; the protein is MTQKEITRLRVVNQTIDKVITIREAAELLNLSERQVIRLKKGVLKEGPAFIIHKNRGRKPQHALSDELKKTIIELKKKKYKDVNF